In a genomic window of Gambusia affinis linkage group LG04, SWU_Gaff_1.0, whole genome shotgun sequence:
- the LOC122830186 gene encoding small ubiquitin-related modifier 2-like gives MADEKPKEGVKTENNEHINLKVAGQDGSVVQFKIKRHTPLSKLMKAYCERQGLSMRQIRFRFDGQPINETDTPSQLEMEDEDTIDVFQQQTGGSAL, from the exons aTGGCAGACGAGAAGCCAAAG GAAGGAGTAAAGACTGAGAACAATGAGCACATCAACCTGAAGGTGGCAGGGCAGGATGGCTCGGTTGTGCAGTTCAAGATTAAAAGGCACACTCCTCTCAGCAAGCTGATGAAAGCTTACTGTGAACGGCAG GGTCTGTCAATGAGACAAATAAGATTTCGATTTGACGGTCAGCCTATTAATGAAACAGACACACCTTCGCAG CTAGAAATGGAAGATGAAGATACAATTGACGTGTTCCAACAACAAACTGGAGGATCGGCTCTTTAA